One bacterium genomic window, CGTGGGCGTGGCGCCGCGCTTCGCGCGCCGCGAGACGGACGCGGCGACGGACACACCGGCCGCCGGGCGCGAGGAAGATCGCCTCGATTACGGATCGCGCGAACGCGCCGCCGCGCTGTTGGTCGCGTTCTTCTCCGGTTTTTCCGGCATGGCGCTCGAGGTCGCGTGGATCCGTTATTTCACGCTCGTGCTAGGCAGCTCGACCTACGCCTTCACGATCATGCTTGCCGCGTTCATCTCCGGCATCGCGATCGGCTCGTACTTGCTTTCGCGGCCGCGCCGCGGGCAGACGCCGCTGTTGCCGCTTGTCGCCGGCGCGCTCGCGGCGACCGCGGCGTTTCTGGCGCTTAGTCTTGAGCTCTACGAATTCCTGCCGTTTGTCATCTACAAGATCCGCTCGATGCTGCGCCTGACGATGGACACCTACCCCATCTATCAAGTGCTCTCGTATCTCCTTTGCTTTGCCGCGATGCTGCTGCCGACGCTCGTAGCGGGCCTGGCATTTCCCGCGGCCGTGCGCCTGGCCGCGCTCGGCGACCGCATGGGCGGGCGCGTCGGTCAGGTTTACGCGCTCAACACGCTCGGCACCCTTCTTGGCGCGGTGCTGACCACCGTCGTCCTTTTGTCGGCGATCGGCCTTGAAAACATCTTTCGCCTCCTGATCGTCCTGAACGCCGCGGCCGCCGCCCTGCTTTTCGCGGTTTTTTTCGGGCGGCGCGGGCGCATCGCCGCCGCCGCGATCGCCGCCGCGATTGCGATCCAGTTTCTCGCGCACCGGCCGATCGACCCCGCGTACCTGAACCAGGGCCTCTATCGGCTCAGCTTCGACGACGAATTCACGTACGCCCAGTTTCGCGATTGGGCCAAGGGCATGCCGACGCGATTTGTCGCCGAGGGCGCGCATGCGACGGTCACGGTGCGCGAGGCCGGCCGCTCGCCGATCATCGACGCGCCCACGCTGATGTTGGCCGTCAACGGCAAGGTTGATGCCTCGACGAGCGAGGACATGTACACGCAGATCATGATCGGTCACCTGCCGGTCATGATGCATCCGGACCCGAAGGACGTATTCCTCGTCGGATTGGGATCGGGCGTCACGGCGGGTGCCATCCTGACGCACGGGGTCAACGTCGATCTCGCGGAAATCGCGCACGAGGTCATCCAGGCGCAAGAGCTGTTCAAGCCCTACAATCACGCGCCGCTTGAGAATCCTCGCCTGCGCCTTTTCGTGGAGGACGCCAAGACCGCGCTTCGTTTCGCGGATCGGTCCTACGACGTCGTCATCTCCGAGCCGACCAATCCGTGGATCGCCGGAGTCGCCGGCCTGTTTACCGTGGAATTTTTCGACACTGTCAAATCGCGTCTTCGGCCCGGCGGCGTCTTTGCCCAGTGGATGCACGCCTACGAGACGACCGACGACGCGGTGCGTCTTGTGATCTCGTCGCTGATGGCGCGATTCGCGTATGTGGCGATCTTCGAAATGCTGCCTTTTGATTATGCGTTCGTGGCCAGCGACGCGCCGCTTGTCGCGTCGCCGGAAAACTTCGAGGCGAGGCTCGCGCGCCCGGAGGTTCGCGAGGATCTGGCGCGCATTCACGCCGACAGCGGGGTCGTTCTGCTCTCGACGCAAATCAAAAGCCCAAAACGGCTGCGGGCGGATTTTGCCCCGACCCAGGTCAACTCCGACCTCTTCCCGCGCCTGGAGTATCACGCGCCGATCGGCTTTTTCCTGCACGCCCAGGCGACGCTCTTCGACGAAATGGACGATCGCGACACGAGCGCACCGGACCACTTCATCGAGGCGTTCGAACACAGCGCGTCGATGTCGCCCGACGACGCCCGCCGGTTGATGTGGTTTTACCGGCCGTTTAATTCGCCGATCCTCGATACGGCGCTGCTTCGCCTGTCGCGCGCCGTTCTCGGCCCTGACGCCAAGGAAACCGGCGCGTTGTTTTCCCTGCTCGTCAAAAAGAAACGCTCCGCCGGGCTGTATGCCTTCGACGTGTTCGAGGCGCCGGTGGACGCGACGCTGCCGGATTTGCGCGCGCGGCTGGATG contains:
- a CDS encoding fused MFS/spermidine synthase, giving the protein MNATLSTIAGRLADWPRPFLFVCFFLTGAFGLVYEIVWSRYLALIVGNTAHAHMTVLATFMGGLALGAFLFGRLADRLENGVRAYGWIEAAIGVYGAMFPTLFGVFESALAPLAQTAAPGTPLMAVFKILLSAACILPPTILMGGTLPILTRHITATRVALRHNVALLYALNAAGAVAGGLVAGFFLIATFGMPGSMILAGCANALLGLLVVGVAPRFARRETDAATDTPAAGREEDRLDYGSRERAAALLVAFFSGFSGMALEVAWIRYFTLVLGSSTYAFTIMLAAFISGIAIGSYLLSRPRRGQTPLLPLVAGALAATAAFLALSLELYEFLPFVIYKIRSMLRLTMDTYPIYQVLSYLLCFAAMLLPTLVAGLAFPAAVRLAALGDRMGGRVGQVYALNTLGTLLGAVLTTVVLLSAIGLENIFRLLIVLNAAAAALLFAVFFGRRGRIAAAAIAAAIAIQFLAHRPIDPAYLNQGLYRLSFDDEFTYAQFRDWAKGMPTRFVAEGAHATVTVREAGRSPIIDAPTLMLAVNGKVDASTSEDMYTQIMIGHLPVMMHPDPKDVFLVGLGSGVTAGAILTHGVNVDLAEIAHEVIQAQELFKPYNHAPLENPRLRLFVEDAKTALRFADRSYDVVISEPTNPWIAGVAGLFTVEFFDTVKSRLRPGGVFAQWMHAYETTDDAVRLVISSLMARFAYVAIFEMLPFDYAFVASDAPLVASPENFEARLARPEVREDLARIHADSGVVLLSTQIKSPKRLRADFAPTQVNSDLFPRLEYHAPIGFFLHAQATLFDEMDDRDTSAPDHFIEAFEHSASMSPDDARRLMWFYRPFNSPILDTALLRLSRAVLGPDAKETGALFSLLVKKKRSAGLYAFDVFEAPVDATLPDLRARLDVGIELAQETYRNFAPSRFDALETLVTRIEDAAGEGSHERLKLLYAACRHGEHEICARQAVLLRERVAAADAPPDWGREIAPAEIMDALIAFDLPRARALVAEMHASGHPNAGAVENAVRRLADTERFFANAGAR